In a genomic window of Larus michahellis chromosome 3, bLarMic1.1, whole genome shotgun sequence:
- the LOC141740095 gene encoding nephrocan-like encodes MPALEELVLSCSGTESIENNTFKALSTLKSLELYKNQLKQIPAFLPSGLEILKLADNSINTLQVSDFEGLMKLRVLDIRNNLIVTLSPSPFSSLCNLQSLILDGNNMESVSAPLKLPRLKYLSMADNKLNSFPANFFASFQNLQFLSLSGNFLTKVPLDLPKSLLSLKLEKNQLKTIRLRDMKQLENLSEFFLSENQLSSIDGAQLLPNLTTLELSKNQLHTLPPRLPSRLQKLDCSNNLIQRVTGQDFQGLQDLKHLFLDNNAVSMFEAGALQQCAQLSNLALEQNLLISIPLRLPDTLARLDLKGNDIEDVGEQELKDLKQLQVLNLRNNKISALDRKVLEYLPRLRHLYLDGNPWNCTCDLLRTRRALVAKGTDVRGGQCVAPAESRGESWMSSKKILQQCEDNLSSMERGKEDRKKMKPNEASSVGVNTDDDYYDYELD; translated from the exons ATGCCAGCCCTTGAAGAGCTGGTCCTGTCATGCAGTGGCACAGAATCAATAGAAAACAATACTTTCAAAGCGCTGAGCACCTTGAAGTCCCTGGAACTCTACAAAAATCAGCTAAAGCAAATACCAGCCTTCCTCCCATCTGGCCTTGAAATTTTAAAACTCGCTGATAACTCCATCAACACTCTGCAAGTATCTGATTTTGAAGGTTTGATGAAACTAAGGGTGCTCGATATTCGGAACAACCTGATTGTAACTCTGTCTCCAAgtccattttcttccctttgcaatTTACAAAGTCTGATTCTGGATGGCAACAATATGGAATCTGTGTCTGCACCACTTAAGCTTCCCAGGCTGAAGTACCTAAGCATGGCTGATAATAAGCTGAACTCATTCCCAGCCAACTTCTTTGCATCTTTCCAAAATCTGCAGTTTCTCAGTTTAAGTGGCAACTTTCTGACAAAAGTGCCTCTTGACCTACCTAAATCCCTGCTGTCACTAAAATTAGAGAAAAACCAACTCAAAACAATAAGACTTCGAGACATGAAACAACTAGAAAACCTGTCTGAGTTCTTCCTGTCAGAAAATCAGCTATCATCGATAGATGGTGCCCAGCTTCTTCCGAACTTAACAACGCTGGAACTCTCTAAGAACCAGCTCCACACCCTGCCACCCAGGCTGCCCAGCAGACTGCAGAAACTCGACTGCAGCAATAACCTCATTCAAAGGGTGACAGGGCAGGACTTCCAAGGGCTACAAGACCTCAAGCACTTGTTTCTTGACAACAACGCTGTTAGCATGTTTGAGGCAGGAGCTCTTCAGCAGTGTGCGCAGCTTTCCAATCTGGCGCTGGAACAGAATCTCCTCATTTCTATTCCGCTGAG actTCCAGACACCCTTGCTAGATTGGATCTAAAGGGAAATGACATAGAGGATGTTGGAGAACAGGAGCTGAAGGACTTGAAACAGCTTCAGGTTTTAAATTTACGGAATAACAAGATATCTGCCTTGGATCGCAAAGTCTTAGAGTATTTACCTCGTCTTCGTCACCTGTATTTAGATGGAAACCCTTGGAACTGCACCTGTGACCTTCTCAGAACCAGAAGAGCGCTGGTGGCCAAAGGAACGGATGTCAGGGGAGGGCAGTGCGTGGCGCCGGCAGAAAGTCGAGGAGAAAGCTGGATGTCTTCCAAAAAGATTCTGCAGCAGTGCGAAGATAATCTGTCTTCCATGGAAAGGGGCAaagaggacagaaagaaaatgaaacccaACGAGGCCTCCAGCGTTGGAGTAAACACGGATGATGATTACTATGATTATGAATTAGATTAA